The genomic window GGAGTCATGAATATAATACTGATGGACCTGAGTCATGGATAAATCATGGACTGAAGGATCCCCAGTCAACCAATCATTTGCAAGCACAAAGAGTTTCTCTTCTCTGGTTTGGATACGTTTTTTCCGCTTTCCTTTATTATCGTTGATGTGGAATCTGAGCCGCCCTTCTTTATCTGCATTTACATCATTTAAGGTCTTCTTCTCATTGCGTCTGAGCTGTATCCCTTCATTTTTCaagataaacataaattagtaTATCCGTCAAGTAACAACGAGTTATGTACCAAAGCAGATTTGACATACAAGATATCTCTTCAGCATGACATACAATATGAAGAGCCTCATCCAAGCTATAGCTCGTTGGCGTATTAATAATGTACTTCATTGTTTCAAACTTTAGATAATACTTTGTCATCAGCCTTCCGGGCTCTACACAAAAGAACGAGAGTGCATTATAATTTGAAACTGAAGATATGAAATCATAAATCTCAATACCTTCtggtttcaaaacaaaaccgtCTGTGTCAGTCCAGATCATCTGATATTGTGAAAGCTCATTGATCTTCTGAAGGCAAAGCTCTGGTAGGACATAGGACACATGAGAACTCCAAGAAGGAAAAATGAGTAAACTAACTAAGTTAGTAGGCACCTTGCAAATGCTTCTCTACCCGATCTTTAGGAATTCCTTTTTTAATAGCATAATTCTCCGGATTCTGTCCATACAAACTTCCAAGTTAGCTATActatttatgataataaaGAAGTTCTCCGACAAATCATTGAGAGACATATGAACGTACCTTTTTCATTCTGACATACAGGTATGAGCACTTCATCCACTCAATTGCCCGTGTAATGTCAGAGATAGTAAGTTGCACTATTTCTGCGGTTAGGTGCTCTATTAAGCATGGCAGCAATCtggaacaaaataaatagaagaaTATTTCTTGAAGCCAACATAGCTTTTAAAAGAATGTTAAAGAAAGCAAAGGgttccaaaaaaagaagtttattGGGCAATACTTACTGTGACTCAACAACTTCGCATCCATTCAAGAGATTCTCATATAGATGGACCTGTAATCGTTTATAAATTACAATCAGAGAACAtaagagaaaagtaaaattaaagtAAGATATTTAGCCACATAGAAAAGTTTCAGTAAATAACCGTCTCTCTTCTCGTCATAATAATAACCATTCCCGTGTCATCAAATGGAGGCCGACCAGCCCTGCCAGACatctagaaaagaaagattactTATCCTGctagaaatatatttaaagcACATTCCAGTTGATTGTGCAGATAATCAGACTGCAATATAACATTTAGGATACACATGCTCGAATAATTTACCTGTAGTAGAGTGGAACGATCATATTCCATGTAGTGACCTTTTTCCTTGTTGctaaaaggaaaagaaatgtCAGTATATTACTGGAAATTAACTGAAATTCCAATAAATACTTAATGGGCATATCTACTCAAAGACGTACAAATGTTGAGTTGATTTAATGACCACTGTATGTGCAGGCAGGTTGATTCCATGGGCAAGAGTGTTGGTCGTGCAGATAACTTGGATATCTCCATTCAGGAAGAGCCCTTCTACGAGGCTGCGGTCCTTTTGGCAAAGTCCACCATTGTGATAACCAACTAATTGGGACATTTTGGTAACTATTCATCTTGCAGACAATGCTGAAGCAAATGTACAATCAACAAACTTAGAAGAGTGAAACAGACCATACCGCCTTGGAGgatatatgattgcatttgTTTGTCACTGCACATCGGCGAAGCCTCCCTTAATCGTTCCAGTTGTTCTCTGCTTTTAATAAATGGATTTGAGTAACCATAGGTCATTGCAGTCTGAGCTAGCTTTTGTGCAGCCTCTTGAGCGCCTTTTCGTGTCGAGCAGAAAACTAAGGCAGATTTTCCTTTTGAGTATTGCATTAAAATGTCTGAAAATTCATAGATTTTTTCTCAGCAAATTATTATAAGTTACAACCTAATCAAGACAGCAACAAAAGGAAGAATATAATGATAAGAGCAGCTTACCATAAATATAGTTTTGGAGGCGCTGgatatgagaaaataaagaaaggaaaacaagAATTAATCTAGTTTCTGTCGTGAAATATTTGAGTAATTGAAAAAGGAGACAAGAGAGGTTACGGCTATCTAAATCCAAGATGCAGAAACTGTATACCTTTTCAAAGAGGAAGTCATTCTTGGCAGCAGCATAACCTGTACAAAAAAGACAGTTAACATTTTCCTCCAATTCATAAAAACAGGAAAGTCATCAACAGCTAAATTCATCATCTTAACatttaaccaaacaaataaaatgactTTTGAGATGAGACCGGTACCAAAAACTTTCGTTGTCAACTTAACAGGTCTCATTTCTTCGCCAAACCTGTAAAACATGGGAAGGTAAACAAtgatgaaactgaaaaaaattACCCACATAAGGACATAGTTCTGTGAAAAGCAATCCATAAGTTACCTCTTAATTCCTGCAGTAGGAACCTTGAGCCATTCAGCTGCAATAGATGAACAAGTATTACAACGTTAGTTGTGTTGAAGcaagtttgtttatttttttacttcgAAGCAAAGTTAACAAAGCAAAAAGAGTCATACAATCTGCAGAGTATGACTAGAATTGTGAGCTACATCTTACCTAGATCTTCAATGTTTGGGATAGTAGCTGAGACAGCCAGAAGACGCACAGAGGCTAAAGTACTTGACCTTAGTTCATGATTGCTAGAAAGAATCTTTAATCTACTGACTATTGCCTCAAGAGCAGCTCCACGCGGATCATTCAGTAGGTGAACTTCATCAATGAGCACAAGCGCAATATCGCTGAAGAAACCTAATCCTCCACTGGTAACACGATAACGGCTTACTGCATCAAATTTCTGCAGGAAACATGTAAACTACAATGATCCACTAAGGAGATACAAGCATGTAGTTCGTGTAAACACAGAATGAAATAGCAGATATTGCTTGTGTTCTGGCTAGAATCATAAGGGGGATCAGAAGCAGTAAACAAGTTCCAAACAGTAAATACAGACAACAAAGTGAATTTGATATCTAACCTCAGGTGTGGTCAAGATAATATCTGCGTCTTGTATATTCTTAGTGCTGTAGGTTTCATTATCACCTGTCAGCTCCAAACAACTGATTCCCCATGAATTGAACTTTTGATTCCAATCACGCAGCTTCTCCTGAACTAAAGCCTTAGACGGAGATATGTAAACCTTGACACCAAAGGTAGAAGAAACCCCAAAATAGACTTATAAACAGCTGCAGTCCAATATTGGTTATTGTAAAACGAAGGCATCAAGCCGAGATTCAGAAAAGTGCTCAAAAGCTTACTGTTTTAAGAGCTCCTTTAGCATGGAGAAAACTTCCTTCCTTAGAGATGGACTTTGAGAAGAGCCTCAAAATGCAAAGCTCAAAAAGTACAGTTTTACCACTTCCCGTTGGCGCAGAAATAATCATGTTGATATCGGAGTGAAAGCAAAGCGGAAAGCACTCGCTCTGCAGCGAGTTAAAGTATCTAAACAAAAACGATCCAGAAGCAACACAAAGCAAAGTTTAGATTCACAAACAGTTATATCAAAGgaccaaagaaaagaaaatcatcatcatattccATAACATGTATGCAACCATTCCTTTAGAGTTAAACCAGCAGTAGATCAACAACACGATAATGaccaaaagatgaaaacaaaatctcaagtTTAAAGAGATATATTACCTGAAACTGAAAGCTGAACGGAAATTTCCAGGCAAATCTGAGACAGATTTGAGCGTGTGTGTATCCATGACCAATGCTAATTTGAGGATTTCTACAGATTCCAATAGCGTGAAAATCAGAATCCTAAATCTCCGATAGCAATCACTTCATAAATCTATCCGTACATCAGAAACATCATTAACATAAATCCAATCCGACATCTGCTCCGATCACCAATTGAAATCTCAATTTCGCCAAGTTTAAACTGAGAAAGATATTACGCTAGCGAAATTTCAGAGAAACGTGTGAGGAAGTTACGGAACATTGAACAAGTCGGAACTCACAAAGTACTCCATTAAAACCGATCACGAATCAAGCAAAATtgaacagagaaacaaaaatct from Arabidopsis thaliana chromosome 3, partial sequence includes these protein-coding regions:
- the RCK gene encoding DNA helicase ROCK-N-ROLLERS (ROCK-N-ROLLERS (RCK); CONTAINS InterPro DOMAIN/s: ATPase, AAA+ type, core (InterPro:IPR003593), DNA/RNA helicase, DEAD/DEAH box type, N-terminal (InterPro:IPR011545), Sec63 domain (InterPro:IPR004179), DEAD-like helicase, N-terminal (InterPro:IPR014001), DNA/RNA helicase, C-terminal (InterPro:IPR001650), Helicase, superfamily 1/2, ATP-binding domain (InterPro:IPR014021); BEST Arabidopsis thaliana protein match is: U5 small nuclear ribonucleoprotein helicase (TAIR:AT5G61140.2); Has 10425 Blast hits to 9108 proteins in 1594 species: Archae - 861; Bacteria - 4193; Metazoa - 1363; Fungi - 1417; Plants - 555; Viruses - 24; Other Eukaryotes - 2012 (source: NCBI BLink).) translates to MDTHTLKSVSDLPGNFRSAFSFRYFNSLQSECFPLCFHSDINMIISAPTGSGKTVLFELCILRLFSKSISKEGSFLHAKGALKTVYISPSKALVQEKLRDWNQKFNSWGISCLELTGDNETYSTKNIQDADIILTTPEKFDAVSRYRVTSGGLGFFSDIALVLIDEVHLLNDPRGAALEAIVSRLKILSSNHELRSSTLASVRLLAVSATIPNIEDLAEWLKVPTAGIKRFGEEMRPVKLTTKVFGYAAAKNDFLFEKRLQNYIYDILMQYSKGKSALVFCSTRKGAQEAAQKLAQTAMTYGYSNPFIKSREQLERLREASPMCSDKQMQSYILQGVGYHNGGLCQKDRSLVEGLFLNGDIQVICTTNTLAHGINLPAHTVVIKSTQHFNKEKGHYMEYDRSTLLQMSGRAGRPPFDDTGMVIIMTRRETVHLYENLLNGCEVVESQLLPCLIEHLTAEIVQLTISDITRAIEWMKCSYLYVRMKKNPENYAIKKGIPKDRVEKHLQELCLQKINELSQYQMIWTDTDGFVLKPEEPGRLMTKYYLKFETMKYIINTPTSYSLDEALHIVCHAEEISWIQLRRNEKKTLNDVNADKEGRLRFHINDNKGKRKKRIQTREEKLFVLANDWLTGDPSVHDLSMTQDANSICSNGSRIARCMKEYFIYKKNYKGTLSSTLLAKSLYQKLWDDSPYLLKQLPGIGMVTAKALHSMGVRSFEALAEADPRRIEIVTGRKYPFGNTIKESLSSLPPKVEIKVEEVDCQKQGISKLAVTLSRVSQPLQSTKRHYADLIVGSEEENLIHFHEKIRMEDFSSPYSVTVLLERPHQQTKVTVKADLIFEEYIGIDLHETLLLKKANNNKVNYKSENRMPQYYPPMASACIADDDNPVTSGPSNRKDKKDDMPSFKLIDDDSEEEKEPYVTMEEDDCVIINEHTVFDHIREKAKCFPSLNPLNPTSSPASGKSILKRKSLVENNSPELDPLFQYDSVFDLPTNTKDIKQSAQQITSPGYASFAEKTETERPFSDETIFNYIRKRSKNSPALATSKIENPITISSQEGRNAEISPYRTYGLLVSPATKIPRITSDAPSEILSFDISMVKRSDTSLEQTKGFCSTLAGKSNVSDSFLGFKSIFSFL
- the RCK gene encoding DNA helicase ROCK-N-ROLLERS — its product is MDTHTLKSVSDLPGNFRSAFSFRYFNSLQSECFPLCFHSDINMIISAPTGSGKTVLFELCILRLFSKSISKEGSFLHAKGALKTVYISPSKALVQEKLRDWNQKFNSWGISCLELTGDNETYSTKNIQDADIILTTPEKFDAVSRYRVTSGGLGFFSDIALVLIDEVHLLNDPRGAALEAIVSRLKILSSNHELRSSTLASVRLLAVSATIPNIEDLAEWLKVPTAGIKRFGEEMRPVKLTTKVFGYAAAKNDFLFEKRLQNYIYDILMQYSKGKSALVFCSTRKGAQEAAQKLAQTAMTYGYSNPFIKSREQLERLREASPMCSDKQMQSYILQGVGYHNGGLCQKDRSLVEGLFLNGDIQVICTTNTLAHGINLPAHTVVIKSTQHFNKEKGHYMEYDRSTLLQMSGRAGRPPFDDTGMVIIMTRRETVHLYENLLNGCEVVESQLLPCLIEHLTAEIVQLTISDITRAIEWMKCSYLYVRMKKNPENYAIKKGIPKDRVEKHLQELCLQKINELSQYQMIWTDTDGFVLKPEEPGRLMTKYYLKFETMKYIINTPTSYSLDEALHIVCHAEEISWIQLRRNEKKTLNDVNADKEGRLRFHINDNKGKRKKRIQTREEKLFVLANDWLTGDPSVHDLSMTQDANSICSNGSRIARCMKEYFIYKKNYKGTLSSTLLAKSLYQKLWDDSPYLLKQLPGIGMVTAKALHSMGVRSFEALAEADPRRIEIVTGRKYPFGNTIKESLSSLPPKVEIKVEEVDCQKQGISKLAVTLSRVSQPLQSTKRHYADLIVGSEEENLIHFHEKIRMEDFSSPYSVTVLLERPHQQTKVTVKADLIFEEYIGIDLHETLLLKKANNNKVNYKSENRMPQYYPPMASACIADDDNPVTSGPSNRKDKKDDMPSFKLIDDDSEEEKEPYVTMEEDDCVIINEHTVFDHIREKAKCFPSLNPLNPTSSPASGKSILKRKSLVENNSPELDPLFQYDSVFDLPTNTKDIKQSAQQITSPGYASFAEKTETERPFSDETIFNYIRKRSKNSPALATSKIENPITISSQEGRNAEISPYRTYGLLVSPATKIPRITSDAPSEILSFDISMVKRSDTSLEQTKGFCSTLAEVINHSSQIGEVSHHLHNFFMIILIKRLF